GATATCGCCCATCTTAACCATAGCCCTCACAAAATCGCGGTAAAAGGCGTTCAGACTACGACTATAAGACACGACAAGCGAGTCAGTTGAACCGCCGCTGTAAAGAACTTGGTCCGAAGTGAGTAGACCCCTGTGGTTGAGAAGCTGTCTGTAGTAGTTGATGTCAAACCTTCCAGGAGAGTGGATATCAAGAGTGGCTTCATTGTTGTCGCTAGAGCCAGAGTCAGCCGAACAGCTCCTTTGTCTAGACAAGGCGAAAGAAAGTTCGATGTTGTTGCTTTCGTTGTAGATACGGTCTCTAAAAGTGACGCATCTAGCTTGTCCAATAGTGTGTGCGCCAGAGAGGGCGACCATGTCGCGTGAGGATAAACCTTGTGCTCTAAAACGGTTGATGAGGTTGTTGAGAGTAGATGTTGGAGGAGGTATAACGCCTGAATTGGCGGTTGAGAAGCTCGCCGTGGTGGAATCTCTTCTTCCAAGTTTGACGCTCCAACCTGGCCCGTCCAACTGTTTagtttaaaatatgtattaaagATCGATCATATATTAAGATATACGTTCACGGACACTATTTATTGACAATCCTAATTACAGCTTCGAATCTAGAGCTGCCCACATAGCCGCCAATAATTTGAGATCACTATGTATAATGGCTCAGCTCTCTTGTACAACCCACATATACTATATACAATGTATACACAAACgaaagtttcaaaataaaatagaaaattacatgcttattttttgtcaaatcttttatataatttcagagtattaattaattaatacaaaactcTAGGCAAAGTATGTAActgattttgtatatatatatttagtatcaTTATAATTTTCAGTTGAAAACAAAATAGAATGAACACAACTGTTAAGTTCGCTTTAGACCTCAATAGATTGTTtctcaaagaagaaaaaagacatCTATAGATTTGGACCGGtcttatatataaatgtgtagtgtatatatatagaacatGGTGATCtcaaattattatagtttttaacCATGTGCAAAAGAAACAGGTAAAAGTATCTGATGCATCAAAAACCTTGAAgctgaaaaatatatagatcCAAATGTTCTTAGTTGGACGTTAAACAGTACGGTCTTCAAGAGTAAAGGTAAAAGTACTAACGAGGAGGACAGAGTCACGGGCAGTGATAGCAAGAATGTCTGCGCATGAGACGACGCCTGGGCATACTCTCTCAACCCTGGACTTGATTTTGTCAACCACGTCAAATCCCCTCACAGAGTTATTGTTTGGGCCTGCCGTTTTCTCTCCCATAGATAAGGAAGTGTCGTCCAACAATATTGATCCGTCACACCCCTGTAAACCATGCATTGTAAAATTGTTGGAGTAATTAATGGAACATGCCAACCATAACATAGCCTCATTGGTAGATCCCATGTAAAgttcttaaaatttttaaagtaaatatttttatctagtaaaaGTATTTTCCAATGAAAAGAACTATATGGATGGAATGATTCCAAAATGTAAagaaatgtatatatatgctCTCTCTTACTTTTAGTTACTAtttcaattttatgttttaaaaatactaaCAAGATATCTGATGAGGTATTATTGATAGAGTTGTTCTTATAAGCTTGTGTCATTACAAAAATGGAATCTTACATTGACAAAACAGTCATGAAAGAATAACCGGAGGAGAGAAGCAGCCATGCGGCGCTCCCTGGTCACCGCTCGCTGCACCTCGCGTCTCACCACATAAAACAATGAGGGACAGCTTTGCTTGTAGAAGTCACTGCTCAGCTGGGCGTGGCTGTAACAACAGCTCCACATTATTACAATCAACACCACAATTAACATAGTTCTCTGCTCATTGCATAACTCCATTCTCTCTTTTtgcttctttgtttgtttttggaGTTAGAGTCAAAAAAGCATGCAAGAGAATGAGGGCTTTATAGATGTTTGCTTACTTACATAAAACGTaggtattttttgtttgttttgtttatgtttatcaACGGAGATAAGTTTCTTCTCAAATAGCCACTCTATTTCATTTTCTAACAAACATAAACACATCAATATTACGGGGTCATGATCCTTATGCCACCTCTACCAAATTCATGCTTTAATTCCTTTCCTTTTTTCCTGCCTattacatttttcttttgaattttgtagggctgggcaaataaaccgaacccgaaaatccgaaccgaatctgatccgattaaaatgaatccgaaccgatctgAACCCGGCATAAAAACTTTTATGGTATTAcgggttatgggtattatccgaaccgaacccgaatctaaatggatatccgatagaacccgaaatattcaaaaccccaaaaagaTCTTGTACCAAATatgatctcaattcctaatatgtattcaaaatacattaatatatgttgaatatttaaaataattatctacTACATGAAGGTTGATGGTACTATTACATGAAGATTGATGGTTAAATGTGGCTATTGaatcttgaaatatttagatttagattttgttttcactaaacaatatttttcatGAGAACATTGTTTTTCGTTTTATGCTTtcgtttatttggttttctttttatcaataaatatgtttcctttttgtttgattttgaatgatcacggttgatgttcatttcttatttttaaatcgattttacttatgttttggttacaaaaagtTACAAATTAGGTATTTCAAACCCGAAGAACcgaattttcttatgttttggttacaaaataagtaaaaatgaGATATTTTTAAACTGAAGACCCGATTGGGACCcaaccccgaaagtacattgggttgtaccggttcttGGAAGATTTACTAatcccgacccgaacccgatagaacccgaaccggtcccgaacagaatttttaaataatccgaatggggctgattttgataaacccaaataaccgaaacccgattggataaaaccgaaaTCCGATTGGGACCCCGAATACCCATGCCTAGTATTTTGTTTTTGACCATTAATATAAACAGAGGAACCTCTTAAATTATTAGCTGGCGAGGTTTACTGTTGTCGGAAAAAGCTAGGTTTGTCATTATATATCAAGTTTTAATATGCaaaactatattataattaatatccCTAGCCATCATATCAAGATTTTCAAgaggtaattttttttcttaaataatgaTGCTAATTTCCATAAATTGGAAATTATGGAACTTGTTAAAAGGCAATGTGAAGTTTCCATTTTTCCCTTATGGTTTATAAGTATAAGATGGGCCGTAAATAACTGGGCCTAACTCACAACCCAAAACAAACCACGGCACACGCTCGACTCGACAAACTCTCTTCGTCTCTTCCCGCGACGGCGACGACCGTACCGCCAACGCCTTCTCTCTCCGATCCTTGAATTCCACCTAATTACTTCTCTGCTACACCTATCaaatccatctctctctctctctctctctcgctctcccCGTTATTCCTCTCAAGACGCAGACCTCCCCCGTACAGAGTACAACGAGATGGGTAGACCCAAAGGAGATGCCGCAAGGAGCAAGGCTCGTCCTTCCAGCAGCAGGTTACATTATCCTCCAATCTCTTCCACGCCCTACATTTTCGAGTCTATGCTTCATTGGTTCTGTACTTGAATTGACTAATTGAGTTTTGTGAACAGCTTGGCAGCTTCTCTGTTGCCGTCTGGTTCTGCAGCCGCCGCCGTAGGTTTTGGCGGCTACGTGGGCAGCTCTAGATTCGAAGCTTCTCTGTCAAAGGAAGACCCTGCTCCCTTCTTGGTATGCTTTGTGCCTCTTTGTTTGATTCTACCTACTTGCTCTCATCTTTGTTGATGGATTGTGTAGGATTTGGATAGTGAGATGGCCCAACACTTGCAACGTCTCTCAAGGAAGGACCCTACAACAAAGATAAAAGCTCTTACTTCCCTGTCAGAACTggttaagaagaagaaagggaaaGAACTTTTGCCATTAATCCCACAATGGGTATGTTTCTTTCTCAAAATACTTGGGACTTTTTGCAGAATGTTGATCACTGTCCTTCCTTCACGTTGCAGTGCATGTGGTTGTTCATTGACTTCTATTGTCTTACTTGTCTAGACGTTTGAGTACAAGAAGTTGATACTGGACTACAGTAGAGATGTCCGGCGAGCTACGCATGACGTCATGACTGATGTTGTTACTGGTGTCGGGTTTGTACTTTGGTTCTCAGCTTTCTTATGCATACCTCTTTTTCTTACCCTCATTCATTATGCAGTGTtgtcatttaattttttcttttagtatCATACGCTTGGATGTTAGGTAGTCTACTTATGTCGTGAGTGATATGGTTAAGCTTTGAGGTTTTCCTGACATCTATTATATCGAATGGATACATGATTTTTTCTTGGAATGAATTTTTTTGTTGCTCAGTGCTGCAGAAGCTTGACTATGTTGAGTGTGTCATATAGGGAATCTGTCTTGATATTGTCTCAGCATGCATGCATTGGATACTTCTCTTTTAGTATTTTATGCTTTCTCCCTGGATAAGTGGTATTCTGCATTAACTCTTATTTTCTTACATGTTACTCAGGAGAGATTTAGCACCCCATCTTAAGTCTATAATGGGCCCCTGGTGGTTTTCACAGTTTGATTTGGTTTCTGAAGTTTCGCAAGCAGCGAAGTCGTCTTTGCAGGTTGGCACCTAGTTTCTGAAGTTTCTCCagactttttttcttcttaaaattttgtgttttgatGTCACTCTTTCTGT
This genomic stretch from Raphanus sativus cultivar WK10039 chromosome 3, ASM80110v3, whole genome shotgun sequence harbors:
- the LOC108846257 gene encoding peroxidase 67-like isoform X1, coding for MELCNEQRTMLIVVLIVIMWSCCYSHAQLSSDFYKQSCPSLFYVVRREVQRAVTRERRMAASLLRLFFHDCFVNGCDGSILLDDTSLSMGEKTAGPNNNSVRGFDVVDKIKSRVERVCPGVVSCADILAITARDSVLLLDGPGWSVKLGRRDSTTASFSTANSGVIPPPTSTLNNLINRFRAQGLSSRDMVALSGAHTIGQARCVTFRDRIYNESNNIELSFALSRQRSCSADSGSSDNNEATLDIHSPGRFDINYYRQLLNHRGLLTSDQVLYSGGSTDSLVVSYSRSLNAFYRDFVRAMVKMGDIKPLTGSNGEIRNNCRRPN
- the LOC108846257 gene encoding peroxidase 5-like isoform X2 — its product is MELCNEQRTMLIVVLIVIMWSCCYSHAQLSSDFYKQSCPSLFYVVRREVQRAVTRERRMAASLLRLFFHDCFVNGCDGSILLDDTSLSMGEKTAGPNNNSVRGFDVVDKIKSRVERVCPGVVSCADILAITARDSVLLVGASNLEEEIPPRRASQPPIQALYLLQHLLSTTSSTVLEHKVYPHATWSPSLAHTLLDKLDASLLETVSTTKATTSNFLSPCLDKGAVRLTLALATTMKPLLISTLLEGLTSTTTDSFSTTGVYSLRTKFFTAAVQLTRLSCLIVVV